From one Anaerotruncus rubiinfantis genomic stretch:
- a CDS encoding helix-turn-helix domain-containing protein, translating into MVRINILELLAQKGKSRSWLGKQLGMGGQNLNKILYGKTKGIHFETIEALCQVLECTPNDLFCIDDE; encoded by the coding sequence ATGGTACGTATTAACATTCTGGAATTGCTTGCACAAAAGGGAAAAAGCAGATCCTGGCTGGGCAAGCAGTTGGGGATGGGCGGTCAGAACCTGAACAAAATCCTCTATGGAAAAACAAAAGGTATCCATTTCGAGACCATCGAAGCACTGTGCCAGGTGCTTGAATGCACGCCGAATGATCTGTTTTGCATCGACGACGAATAG
- a CDS encoding helix-turn-helix domain-containing protein translates to MIHMNALEILKKKGKSKYWLYKQLGISGQNANRLLYNETRSIRYSTIEALCQILECTPNDLFVIEPDQPEHD, encoded by the coding sequence ATGATTCACATGAACGCTTTGGAAATTTTAAAGAAAAAGGGAAAGAGTAAATACTGGCTTTATAAACAGCTGGGCATCAGCGGCCAGAACGCAAACCGCCTGCTTTATAACGAGACCCGTTCGATCCGTTATTCAACCATCGAGGCGCTCTGTCAGATTCTCGAATGCACCCCGAACGATCTGTTCGTCATCGAGCCCGACCAGCCGGAGCACGACTGA
- a CDS encoding helix-turn-helix domain-containing protein translates to MIRLNALEILQKKGKTKYWLAKHLGTSGQNLNKILYNETRSIRYSTIEALCQILECTPNDLFVIEPDQQEHA, encoded by the coding sequence ATGATCCGATTGAATGCGTTGGAAATCCTTCAGAAAAAGGGAAAGACGAAATATTGGCTCGCAAAACATCTTGGCACCAGTGGTCAAAATCTCAATAAGATCCTTTATAACGAAACCCGTTCGATCCGTTATTCGACCATCGAGGCGCTCTGTCAGATCCTCGAATGCACCCCGAACGATCTTTTCGTTATCGAACCCGACCAACAGGAACATGCCTGA